From a single Paenibacillus sp. FSL W8-0426 genomic region:
- a CDS encoding maltose ABC transporter substrate-binding protein: MRMKKWQGILLAAFTSLSLVACSAGGGGGTAGTTPVAEENTEGPAVTPDTLQPEPGATLVIWEDKNQSSFIADRIKQFEEKYGVPVKFEELPPTDQVTKLTTDGPAGLAADVVVFPHDKIGSASEAGLILPNDVFESRTTESTSENALKAVTFKDILYGYPYSVETYALFYNKALYPEAPKSFDEIIDFAKTFNDTKNNKYALMWELQQFYYDFAFLASQGGYIFGDDGMNSEDIGLNNEGAQKGGEFLQKLRAEVLPVKLGDVNYDIKKGLFSSGKLAMDINGPWTIADYRNAGIDFGVAPLPQIEGQPMTSFSGVKAYYVNAFTQYPNASKLLAAFLSSEESQMLNFEMNGTLPADKNVAADPKVQGDDITKAFLEQFNHSTPMPSLPAMDSVWGPISSAITDIWDGGKDVKSSLDNAVKQINESLATTK; the protein is encoded by the coding sequence ATGAGAATGAAGAAATGGCAGGGGATTCTACTCGCGGCATTCACGTCGTTATCGCTGGTTGCTTGTTCGGCAGGCGGAGGCGGCGGAACGGCGGGAACAACGCCGGTCGCCGAAGAAAATACGGAAGGACCGGCCGTCACTCCAGACACGCTGCAACCGGAACCAGGGGCCACGTTGGTCATTTGGGAAGACAAAAACCAGAGCAGCTTCATTGCGGACAGAATCAAACAATTCGAGGAGAAATACGGCGTGCCGGTCAAATTCGAAGAATTGCCGCCGACGGACCAGGTGACAAAGCTTACGACGGACGGACCGGCCGGATTGGCCGCGGACGTTGTCGTCTTCCCGCACGACAAAATCGGAAGTGCCTCCGAAGCGGGCCTGATTTTGCCCAACGACGTATTTGAATCGAGAACGACGGAATCGACCAGCGAAAACGCTTTGAAGGCAGTAACGTTCAAGGACATTCTGTATGGATATCCGTACAGCGTGGAAACGTATGCCTTGTTCTATAACAAAGCGCTCTATCCGGAAGCGCCGAAATCGTTCGATGAAATCATCGACTTTGCCAAAACGTTCAACGATACCAAAAACAATAAATATGCACTCATGTGGGAGCTGCAGCAGTTTTACTACGACTTTGCGTTCCTGGCATCCCAAGGCGGATACATCTTCGGGGATGACGGCATGAACAGCGAGGATATCGGTTTGAACAACGAAGGCGCACAAAAGGGCGGGGAATTCCTGCAAAAGCTGAGAGCGGAGGTCCTGCCTGTCAAGCTCGGCGACGTGAATTACGATATCAAAAAAGGATTGTTCAGCAGCGGCAAGCTCGCGATGGATATCAATGGACCATGGACGATCGCCGACTATCGCAATGCAGGTATCGATTTCGGCGTTGCGCCCCTTCCGCAAATCGAGGGACAACCGATGACCTCGTTCTCCGGCGTCAAGGCGTATTACGTCAATGCATTCACGCAATACCCGAATGCATCGAAACTGCTTGCGGCATTCCTCTCCAGCGAGGAATCGCAGATGCTTAATTTCGAGATGAACGGAACCCTTCCGGCAGATAAAAACGTGGCGGCAGACCCCAAAGTTCAAGGGGACGACATTACCAAAGCGTTCCTGGAGCAATTCAACCATTCAACGCCGATGCCTTCGCTTCCGGCCATGGATAGCGTATGGGGACCGATCTCTTCCGCCATTACGGACATTTGGGACGGGGGCAAAGACGTGAAGTCATCGCTTGACAATGCCGTCAAACAGATTAACGAAAGCCTTGCTACCACGAAATAA
- a CDS encoding LacI family DNA-binding transcriptional regulator, which yields MITIKDIAKMAGVSPSTVSRVISNHPRISRETSVKVRQIMKEHNYHPNIMAKSLVSKTTQTLGIMLPRPAEELFQNYFFGELLRGIMSHATRMNYEVLLSTESTSGNGLDAISRLVYGRRVDGIMLLSSRREDPHIAFLEEERFPFVLIGRSETHPDAPMVDNDNVQTAYDATSHLIAQGHARIGFVSGPPEFTLSHDRMTGYAKAMEDAQLPTHSDWILEGEYLQDSGFRAMSLFMSLPNRPTAIVVIDDHVAFGVLRALDELGYRVPEDISVVSFNNIALSELASPPLSSIDIGTYQLGYSAVQLLLKIIQGDEGAISPNPIIIPHRLMVRESSLYTLPRQI from the coding sequence ATGATTACAATCAAAGATATTGCCAAAATGGCGGGAGTATCCCCTTCTACAGTATCCCGGGTGATTTCGAATCATCCCCGGATCAGTCGCGAAACCTCGGTCAAGGTCCGGCAGATCATGAAAGAACACAACTATCATCCCAACATCATGGCAAAGAGCCTGGTGTCCAAAACAACGCAAACGTTAGGCATCATGCTGCCGCGGCCGGCGGAGGAGCTGTTTCAGAACTACTTCTTTGGGGAATTGCTGCGAGGCATCATGAGCCATGCCACCCGCATGAATTATGAAGTGCTGCTATCTACCGAGTCGACTTCGGGCAACGGCCTTGACGCCATCTCCCGCCTGGTCTATGGAAGAAGAGTCGATGGCATTATGCTGCTTTCGTCGCGACGGGAAGATCCGCATATTGCGTTTCTGGAAGAGGAGCGTTTTCCGTTTGTGCTGATCGGCCGCAGCGAAACCCATCCTGATGCACCCATGGTGGACAATGATAATGTGCAAACGGCTTATGACGCGACCAGCCATTTGATTGCGCAGGGACATGCCCGCATCGGGTTCGTCAGCGGACCGCCGGAGTTCACCCTTTCTCATGATCGCATGACGGGATATGCCAAAGCGATGGAAGATGCGCAGCTGCCGACCCATTCCGATTGGATTCTGGAAGGAGAATATTTGCAGGACAGCGGATTCCGGGCCATGTCGCTATTTATGTCACTGCCAAACAGACCGACGGCGATCGTGGTCATCGACGATCATGTGGCTTTTGGCGTATTGCGTGCATTGGATGAGTTGGGATATCGCGTACCTGAGGACATCAGCGTCGTCAGCTTCAACAATATCGCCCTGTCCGAATTGGCTTCACCGCCGCTGAGCTCCATCGATATCGGCACCTATCAGCTTGGCTATTCCGCCGTTCAATTGCTGTTGAAGATCATCCAAGGCGACGAAGGCGCAATCTCGCCGAACCCGATTATCATCCCCCATCGCTTGATGGTCCGGGAATCTTCACTTTATACCTTGCCAAGACAGATTTAA
- a CDS encoding LLM class flavin-dependent oxidoreductase, with translation MSKRQLKLGANLSGGGNSISFWRHPDIPVNASVSIEYYKQQARKAEEGKFDLLFIADGLYINEKSNPHFLNRFEPITLLSTLAGATSHIGLVATLSTSYSEPFTVARQFASLDQISGGRAGWNVVTSPLEGSALNFGNGEHPDHSLRYEIAEEHLQVVRGLWDSWEDDAFIGDKEAGIFFDPSKLHALNHRGKHFSVQGPLNVARSSQGHPVIFQAGSSESGKNLAARSADAIYTAHETLEEAREFYRDVKARAAAHGRKPEELLIFPGIGPIVGRTEEEAERKYQEIAALVSIDQALNYLGRYFEHFDFSQYALDEPFPDIGDLGSNSFRSTTDKIKQQAREQGLTLREVALLASTPRTSFIGTPEKIADLIQEWFESEAADGFNIRTVVPNGLADFVDLVVPVLQERGLFRTAYEQTTLRGNLGLEIPSNRYALESVK, from the coding sequence ATGAGCAAACGACAATTGAAACTGGGAGCCAATCTGAGCGGGGGCGGCAACAGCATCTCTTTCTGGCGGCATCCGGACATTCCGGTCAATGCCAGCGTCAGCATCGAATACTACAAACAGCAGGCGCGCAAGGCGGAGGAAGGCAAATTCGACCTGTTGTTTATCGCGGACGGTTTATATATCAACGAAAAATCCAACCCCCATTTCCTCAACCGTTTCGAGCCGATTACGCTGTTATCCACGCTGGCTGGCGCGACGTCGCACATCGGTCTTGTGGCTACGTTGTCGACCTCGTATAGCGAACCGTTCACCGTTGCAAGGCAGTTCGCTTCGTTGGATCAGATTAGCGGCGGACGGGCGGGATGGAACGTCGTTACTTCTCCGCTCGAAGGCTCGGCCCTGAATTTCGGCAATGGCGAGCATCCCGATCATTCGCTGCGCTACGAAATTGCCGAGGAACATTTGCAAGTCGTCAGAGGACTGTGGGATTCGTGGGAGGATGATGCCTTCATAGGCGACAAGGAGGCCGGCATTTTCTTCGATCCGTCCAAGCTGCATGCGCTGAATCATCGCGGAAAGCATTTTTCCGTGCAGGGTCCGCTCAACGTGGCCCGTTCCTCCCAAGGACACCCGGTCATCTTCCAAGCCGGTTCCTCGGAATCGGGCAAAAATCTTGCAGCCCGGTCGGCAGATGCGATCTATACCGCTCACGAAACTTTGGAAGAAGCCAGAGAATTCTACCGGGACGTAAAAGCGAGAGCGGCAGCCCATGGACGCAAACCGGAGGAACTGCTCATTTTCCCAGGCATCGGTCCGATCGTGGGGCGTACCGAAGAAGAAGCCGAGCGCAAATATCAAGAAATCGCCGCTCTCGTATCCATCGACCAAGCGCTGAATTACTTGGGGCGCTACTTCGAGCATTTCGATTTTTCGCAATATGCGCTGGATGAGCCGTTCCCGGACATCGGCGATTTGGGCAGCAACAGCTTCCGCAGCACGACGGACAAAATCAAGCAGCAGGCCCGCGAGCAAGGCTTGACCTTAAGGGAAGTGGCATTGCTGGCATCCACGCCGCGCACTTCCTTTATCGGCACGCCGGAGAAGATCGCGGACCTGATACAGGAATGGTTCGAGTCGGAAGCGGCGGATGGATTCAACATCCGGACAGTCGTGCCGAACGGCCTGGCGGATTTCGTAGATTTGGTGGTGCCCGTTTTGCAAGAACGCGGTTTGTTCCGCACGGCATATGAGCAAACGACGCTGCGGGGCAATCTGGGCCTTGAAATTCCGTCCAACCGTTACGCATTGGAGTCGGTAAAGTAG